In Dunckerocampus dactyliophorus isolate RoL2022-P2 chromosome 21, RoL_Ddac_1.1, whole genome shotgun sequence, the sequence aatacgttgttgggatctggcgttcgggattataaaaacgtacaaatatgtctttgatattgaaagatagcgatgtttgaaccgcaatgtagcgagggacgacaaCTGGCAACTGATATGACTGAATTCACTCATATTATGTTGTACAGCTAGCATGTACTCAGGGTTCCTACTCAAGTATGCGAAGTATTAGGGTTGTAAGAACAGTGAATTGATAGAATTCCGCTCGCTGGCTAACGCTGCTCAACTTACCTATCAATcagtggacatactgtatgtggacgCCCTTTCCAGCCTGTCCTGCGCATGACCGCTTTTACCcgtgtaggcctactttgaaataagTGACCACTGTTCCGAAAGtgttgagtgcttgttttgtaaATGTCTTGCAACGTTTTTTGTCGCTTCCGGCCGCATATGAATCATATAGGCAAGCCGGCATTGTtggcagagaagacaaaggaatctATCGGTTCGTTTTCTTCTGAGGTGTTTATATTTTGGAGGGATATATTAATGGCTAGCTGACCACGGGGGGGAAAAGATGTCTCTGTCACGTCTCAATGAGCGCAGGCAGGCAAACACCGGCTTCCCTTCCCTCCCCTTCCCTGAGTCTGGACGAAAAGTAtgaaattttgaaatgtcacaCCTTGTGTATCGCGAATGTCTGTACACCACCTGACACGAACGTGGCCGCTCTTCAAATAGAGACATGGTGCCAAATAATCCAATGACTGTAAGCGGAAAGATAACAAGGTTTGTTGATGTTTTGACACGAGTGAGCGTAAGCGCCGCGGCACGGTGGGTGTAATAAGAGTGCTTAATCCTCAAATCGCACAGCAGAGAACAAAACCTTCCACTCGTCCAGATTGAGATGTGACGTTCCCCTCAGGAACGTGCCGGAATGTTGTTAAGGATGACGGGAGtgagcgtgcgtgtgtgcacgatATGTGAAGCGTGTGGCCGCTGTGTTTCTCAGCAGTGAAGACGGACCAGCTGCAGACTATCAAACGGGAGCTGACACACATCAAGACCAAGATCGACTCTCTTCTGGGACGACTGGAGAAGATTGAGAAGCAGCAGCGAGTCGAGTCCGGTGAGGGTGCGGGGGAAGGGTAATGAAGTATAAGTTGTGATGTATTGATTAGTCTCGATTAGTTCATTGGGGAAATGAATTGATGTCGTATGGGCGTTTCTCACAAACAGCAAACTCGTTTGCagtgaatcaacagcgcctcagCTGGTCACAGCCCTGTAGTGCACTCCATTACGCCTCAGATGCTGCAAGACGCGTTTCATCCACAATAATTTAGATTAAAACGATTCCTATCTTTAGTTACAGTCCTTAAACCTCCCTTTCAGAAGCTCAGAGGAAGTACGAGGACAACTGTGACTCGCTGCATGACGAGTCCGTGTCAGAGGCGGCGGAGAACTCCGGCGAGGAGGCCGGCGAAGGCGCGCTGGACGTGGAGGCCGGCGAGATGAGCGACGCCGCTGAGGACGActacgaggaggaggaggatgaggagggtgGCAGCCAGCATCTGGTAAGAGCCATCACTTGATGGTGgagtggtgggggggggtggaGAGCAAGGAAGATCTCAAGAGGCGGTCTTCTTTGTCTCCTCAAAGTTAATTTGGCCGAATTATTCATGGCCGCACAGCTTAGAGCGCGAGAGAGACGCTTCACGTGGGTCGGAAGTCGAGGGCGCATGGACTGACACTTCCTCCCTGTCGACCTCACATCAAACAGGCTCTCACAGTCGGCACACACGCACAGTTGGAGTCTGTAATTGAAGGGCTGAAGCAAGGCCTGCTGTGAGGGGTGAGATGGAGGATGAACGGACCCATAAGAGGCTCACCTTTTCACTTTTGAAAactttaacaacacaacaacaacagcactcGGGTATCTCATTGAAAGTAGCGTAAATGCTGCTGTGCCGTGCGGTGCACTTGTTGATAAACGACCACACAAGATGGCAGCGGCTGCATTTCAGGCATCACGAGTGGTCAGCATCTCAGCAGCTTTATCCACCTCtgcgtgcgctttaaaatgttgctactcagctgttggtggaAGTTACAGGTGTCGTACTGAACTAATCAGCGCTactaatgctggctgagcagctcCTGAGAGcttttacaacattggttctgtctcTGCTGTATTGTGTACATATACATGATCGtaaatgtggtcaaagagagctacggtTTCCTTTCCACGTTTTCATGCACTCCATATTCTGAATTATCCAAGTTAAAACGTTAAGTCACGCGGAATACTGAAAAATCCAAAGATGcatggggccactttgatattcttttatttttttttttattttgtcaaaatgcgaagaaaaatctattttagcgataaacgagagacgtgaatacatgaaataaaacccctgtAGTAACTAACTTTTACACtgctgttattctttgtttacatcacattgcacaggctacggcaTCACTGCAGGAACGTAGCAGGCGGCGGCCACTAGCAGAgaaagctaccgagctaactagtcagcctgtccaatttacttattctaaagttaagaaagtgattcaaacggagtggggaagaaggacaaagaagacaaaaacttaccacttccacacacaatgGGAGGAGTACCTTCCTTTTTGGTAACGACAGATTCCATGGTTATTTGTATATTTCAGTTGGAAATCACACAAAAGGGTAACAAAAGGCCTTAAATGTAGTCTTCTGAGATATAAATGACAACTATTCCTCGTTTCCCTGACAACGTGGACGATTGTCTACCACTCTAAAGCGTCTTCATAAATTGGAGAATCAGCTCGAATATTCAAAGTTTCGATCATTTGATATACGTGGATTCAGAATGAGCGTCAGTCACAATAGCGACACAAAAGACACTTTCTTGTGTCACCATGGGGCTAAACTGCACATCGTTAGGCTAGCTTCATAAGCACAACaagtgtatatacacatatacagtgtgtatatactgtacatatgtgtgTATACATTCACAAACGTCAATGTGCAATCATTTGGCTTTTGCCTAAGATatttttaaactgtattttcATTGCTTCTTTTCATTCATactttattattctattttatttatacctGTTACCATTGCATGCTTTGCCGCTATTGCCACTACTGTCTTGTGTGCGGTGTTACGGCTAGTGGAACCTGCCCACGGGATAAATTCACTtttatctaatctaatctaatctcaAAAGAGCAACAGAAAAAGAGATTAGGAATGTTTGTGTGATTAACGCAACTTTCCGTTTGAGTCAAGCAAGTTTTCCTAGCTCCTGATGTTGTCTCACTAGCACCCTCTTTGGCTAAATGCTGCTATTACAAGCCAAGCTGGGTAGACTGCTAGCTAGTTTTAGGGGGCGAATGCTACAAAATGTCACCCGGCACGCTTATAAATTTTAGTTTGATAGCTGTGGCCTTTAAAGCCTTgataaaaagtgtctttttctttttgtttatttcaggTGCTTTGTCAAAGTcaaacattaaagcagtaaTCTGCGGCTTGGGGTATTTATTTGCCATCTGCCTGCTGAGTGTGAAAGCTGATGAGGGATGCTTTAGGGACGGTTTtagagatgcatttttttcctgaacgttgcatcgaccgtgataagtaaacAACCTTCAGCCGTGTGTTCCTGTTTTTCACTTCCCAACGCttcctcttcttttcttttcagacAGAGAACCACATTTCGGATATTGACAACTGAGATGAGGTAAGCGGATTGCTTTGCAAACTCAAGTGTCTCTCCAGCTTCATATCCGCTCGACTGTTTCTCTAAAGGTGCTTTAATGAGTTACGAGCCGCGTGACATTTGGTAGTGCAATAAAGCCACCAGTTAAGAGAGAGGTGTTCTCTATTTTTTTGGTTGATATATGAAGACATGACAGGTAGGCTGCTGAAGGGAGACAAATGCCTTTTAAAAATGAAGCTGTAATAACATTCCAGTGGGCCTCAGCTTGACGTGAACATTTTATCTCAGTggaatatgatatgaaaaacagTTGGGCTATTGTTAGCATGGCTTAGCTACGTAAGAAAAAGCTCTTATTTAGAGTAGTCTTTTGGTTGTTAGTCGAACCgtaaccctaaacctaatccTAACACTAACCCTAGCCTCATTTTAGCCGACGACAGTACAAGAAACTGCTCACATTTCATCATTTGACTGTGGTTAGCCTAGCTTTGCTTGGCCAATACAAATAAACAGGCCGAATGTAGTCATTTGATTATTGTTAGCATAGCGTAGCTTTCAGTATACAAGAAACATGTCACACATAGCATAACTTAGCCTAACGTCACTTAGTTATTGCTAGCTTCGCTTCACATATCTTAACAGTCGCTAAACAAAAACAGATCGTGTTTCATCGTTTGGTgattattagcttagccttgtCAATGCGCGAAACTGCTCACACTTAGTTATTTGATTGTGGTTAGCCTAGCGCGGCTTAGCCAATACAGGTCGAATTTAGTCACCCGATTACTGTTAGCATAGCTTAGGTTTAAGGATACCAGCAATAcccagttattttatttgaactcattcaataccaaagacgtatttgtacGTTTTTATCATCCCTAACGCCCGATcccttttacgtttttttgcgtgagaggcaaaaagaggcgatgacgcGACTCTCTGCTAATGTATTTCACTTCAGAGgacttttaagacataaaaacggccacaaggtggcagaagtgcattggataagagctcggcagagatcgaGCGAACGGAAAATCACCAATGGTAGGGAATTTGTAATGCTTGCACACACATATTTCAGTTccttgaaaattgtaaatagttcatggtgttgtatctgtaaataaattgttattgtgatgtaaaacaacctctttttgtgttgtttatgctgtggtatggttgtttagatatttgagctgtcacaaaaggcaccctttttttagttgggaactgatattttcctgaaacttacctatgttctactgctgatgactaAAGAACGGAAGACGAtagaagcaaacttttttttttcggatgaaagacaagagtccaatctttcttttggtaggttccatgtttatacagctatagaacacaatattctgtgtgccttgaaagaccagtcaaaatcgtctaaaatggccgctccTGAAGGggtcgtcttttgaaaaatggcaggGATTGAATGCGTTAataagaatttttaaaaaaacaacatagtaATAGCTGTTTGTTGTTCATAATTTATCACACATCATCCATCCATAATGTGCTCAGTCAATCTCTCAGTTATTGTTGGCTTAGCTTTGCTTAGCCAAGACATTAAACAGGTGTATTCATTTGATTACTCTTAGCATAGCTTAGATTTGAGTATGCCAGCAATACAGTTAGCTTACCTTAATTATCTTCACATTAGTTAGTTAGGTCATTTCATTATTCATAGCTTATTTTATCTtagcttaatttagacaaactAAAAACGTCCTCGCCCATCAGCTTCCTCATCCTTGACAAGCTCCTGTTCCGCTCCAGCTTCCCATTCCCTTTtcgcttttttaaaattctacCAGCAGCCTCCTCCTCCCCGCAAATCCCCAAGTCAAGGTCGCGGGAGAAAGTGTGAGAAATGTTTTCCCGGCGGGCCGACTGGAGACGAACCTCAATAAGTCGTGTCCGGCGGGATTAGCGAGTGGCGTGGATATTTTGCAAGGCTAATCCTCGTCAGATTAACAGCGGTCTAAATGGCTATCGTGTCTCCTATGATGTGTTTTCTCTTTCCTCGCTTCAGGGAACTGTCGAAAATTCATCATTCCCTTCGTGAGGCGGGAACAGAGAGGTTCAGCGAGGTATCCAGATTTATGGACTCGGAAGAGATGCCGACGACAAGTGGGCAGCAAATGTGacgtatgtaaaaaaaacaaaaaaaggaaaaaaaaaaagcctttttttttacttgctgtGCTGTTATTGTATCCAACGAGGATACTTGGCATCTTTTACGTGGTTTTGTGTACGCGGAACACCGGgcactgttttatttattgacattttgtgtgtttacatCATCTCAACGTGCACTCAAAAGCTTTCATCTGAAGCTGCAATTTAACAACTTGGCTACCAGGTGGAGCATCCATGCCccaatgcaggggtgtccaaacttcttccaccgagggctgcatacttaaaaatgaaaagatgcgaGGGTCCACTcatatttgacattttctaAACCCACCcaatatatgtgtactgtatatataaagataaaaagttatatatataattatatatatatatttatatatataatataagttATATGTATAtacgcacggtggccgagtggttagcatgttggccacacagtctggggatcgggaagatctgggtttgaatctccgttgggcatttctgtgtggagtttgcatgttctccccgtgcgtgtgtgggttttctccgagtactccggtttcctcccacattccaaaaacatgcatgttagcttaattggcgactctaaattgtccataggtatgaatgtgagtgtgaatggttgtttgtctatatgtgccctgccgttggctgacaaccagtccagggtgtaccccgcctctcgcccgaagtcagctgggataggctccagcatacccgcaaccctaatgacgataagcggcatagaagatggatggatggatgttatgtgcggatttctttttcatttcttcattttttgctgttgttttttttttattgacaaatatttcaactttttcacgcatactttttttctgtgaatattatgactttattcgcataatattttgactttattctttaatattagaacttttttccaacccaactttccaaaaactgcaactttattctttgttttgcttgattatattacaacttttaatatatatatatatatatatatatatatatatatatatatatatatatatatatatatatatattttttttttttttatttttttttttttttttttttaacttcatgcTTTTTGtaagattacagctttttttctcttaatctgACTTTATGACTTAATGctcggaaaattaaaaaaaaaaaaaaacaatgcaaaattgctgttcttttttccatttttgcagttttatgttgttttttttaatacattttttagggGGGAGAGCCACAGGCCAccaaattactgctcttttttttccattttagcagttttatgttgttgttttttttcattaatttttttttggggggggggcacaggccaccaaatgactgctcttttttttttaacatttttctgttttatacattttctcttttttaaatttaatacatttatttagagTGTGCtgaggaccaataaaaaaaacgccgtgggccacaaatggcttccgggccgcactttggacacccctgccgtaaGAGGACATTGATCCACTTGTGTACCTTGTGGTCATGGACAACCTTATGAACCGTTTTTCCTTTTGCgagaacattttttatttaacgcCGCTGAATCCCGATGTAACGGACATATGTGATGAGCTAATTCCCGATTTGGATCAGATGGAGAGCTGTGTCTGTTCATTATGCCGATACCCCACCCCGTTGTTGTCATCACTTCCAGCTCTTGGGTGTACTGGCCCTTTAAATCCAACATCAGCAAGATGATGTGTCATAATGGactcattatttattttgaatattgtggggggaaaaaaaatcgtatTAATTCCATTTTAAGTGGAAGAGTGGTCATTATTCCATTTTTGGCTCAACATCCTCTCCCTGTGTAAGTAGTGGTTACCATGGAAACAGCAGCGAGACTCGACCTTCAGTCAACAAGAGTATAAGacagtgtgtgcgcgtgcgcgaCTTCGGGCCTTGTTAGAGACGCAAAAACTGTTGTAtagagaagaaaaacaaaacaaatgtacatttttttgtataaatatttttatcaaAAGGCATGTTTAATGTAACTTTGTACTTTGAGTTGATGTacaaaacaaagaagaagaagaaggttgtGGCATATGACGAGCGCTGTCAGGCCAGACAGATCATTCAGCCATTGTGTATATAACAACTTGTGTTCCTATGATTCAATAAAGTTTGTGTCACGTTTAATTAAACCCGCGTTTTCATAGTGTAACACTTTCAGGGTTCCCTTGACAAAACACACACCGCCACCCACTGGCACGGGGCTGCACTGCGGAAATGCTGAGACACGAGCGAGTACAGTGTTACCTCGTTTAACGCGGGGTTACGTTCCAAAAAATACCcgtgttaagtgaaatccgtgtagtagaagttgatatttttttcattttttatttatgtttttacgttcagtatatatttttttgttttcaggatttgttgttttgtttagaggatgttttttcattaattatatatgtttttttgtttacagtgcatgttttttcgtttacaggatttttttgtttattatatttttttgtttacagtatatgtttttttgtttattatgtttttttgtttacaggatatgttttttcatttattatatatgttttcttgtttacagtgcatgttttttcatttacaggattttttttatgtttttttgtttacagtatgttttttgtttagaggatatgtttttttgtttatttttttgtttattatgtttttttgtttacaatatatgttttttgtttacaagatatgttttttttgtttattatgttttttgtttacaggatatgttttttcatttattatatatgttttcttgtttacagtgcatgtttttttgtttacaggattttttttgttatgtttttttgtttacagtatatgttttttttgtttattatgttttttgttaaatgtttttgtttacaggatatgtttttttgtttacaagatttttttttgtttattatatgtttttttgtttacaggatatgttttttcatttattatatgtttttgtttacaagatatgtttttttgtttattatttttttttgtttacaggatatgtttttttgtttatttatttttttttacaggatatgttttttcatttatatatgttttttgtttacaagatgttttttttgttttttatatgttttttggttacagtatatgttttttgtttataagatgtttttttgtttattatatgtttgttttgtttacaggatatgttttttcatttattatatgttttttgtttacaagatatgtttatttgtttacagtatattttttttgtttacaggatatgtttttttgtttattatatgtttttttgtttacagtatatgtttttttgttttttatgtttttttgtttacagtatatgttttttgtttacaagatatgtttttgtttattatgtgtttttttgtttacagtatatgtttttgtttacaagatatgtttttgtttattatgtgtttttttgtttacagtatatgtttttgtttacaagatatgtttttttgtttatgtggggtttttttgtttacagtatatgttttttcatttattatatatgctttttgtttatattgcatgttttttcGTTAACAGgatatggttttttttttcgtttattacatgtgttttaaggctgtaaaacccctcaccacacactttatccacttttctcaggcatgagaaaatatatatgttgcACATAGAGGGCTTTAAAAGTGCGGATCACACCTCGGTCCGTGGGCTGAATCAGCCATGTCGTGTTTCCAAAACCAGCCTGTCTCATCCATATGAAAAACGTGTTCAGGCTTGTATCCCCCTTCCTCCATGACGGCTTCAAATTTGCTCATGTTTGCGGCCTCTCGGTGGTCTTGCTGCGGACAGTTATagccctttttgcatccttgttcaaatgtgctgctgctgttgtcctgatgttattttcctccttctttaTGCTACgaacccaagattcatttattccgtaatggcgcctcGCCTTTGACATTAGCGTTAGCACTGCTGTACTGTGCTTTAGCACGGGCACACACATTAACTATGCTGAGCGTTGAAAAACATCAAGAGTCGGTAGCGAGACGAGCGTCCACATTCACGCCATTGTGTCAAAAAAAGCATGCTGAGAGACGAGCGTTGACACTGATGCCGTATTGATGAGCATTGATGTGACTACTGAGCGTCACAAATGGTGGAATGCAGCGTTGACGCCACAGCGCTACACTACTGTACGTCAAAAACGCCACAATGCGCAGACACACGCTCATCCTGTTGTCTGCGAAGAGGAAGTAGCAAGACAAGCGTTCCAGTTCATGTCATTGGGTCAAAAAGGTATGCTGGGAGATGAGCATTCACACTCAGCTGGGAAGCTGTGCATCAAAAACTGCAGAATGCCGTTCCAAGCCTTTATGAGCATTAAAGTTGTGCCACACGCACTTCGTCAGCATCGGGGGGTTGCAGCCTCGTTATTTGGCGAGCCGTGCTTCTCACTGCTGCTACAAAAATGGATGGAAGATCAGCACAGAACGTTTTGGGGTAAAACCCAATGTAAAAGAGAGTTTTCTCATTTAAAGCGGCGGGAGAAGCAACCAGAATGTTCCTCTCTGGGGCTCCCAAGTTGATTACGCACCCTCGTCACCCCAGCTTGGTGGCGGCCATTTTGTCATGCAAGGCTGTCCTTTAATAGAAACACAGATCAATATTCCATTGGGCTGGGAATGAGGTTGGGATGGAGGACGGCGGCAAATTCATTTTATTCTCCGCCGAGTGTGATAGGGCTTGATGGAACGTTTGCGAAGAGTACAGTTAGACATCATCTCCCACTTGTGTAGTTCACATTCGTACAATTCATTTTGATCCAACTACTTTAATTAAGGCCCTTAATTGCCTGGTGACCAACTATAGTATCGgagcaggagtgtgtgtgtgtgtgtgtgtgtgtgtgtgtgtgtgtgtgtgtgtgtgtgtgtgtgtgtgtgtgtgtgaatgcttcaCAATCCAACACAAAGCAAATAGGAGCAGCTGTGTGCAGTCATGCCACTCACGCTGCAGCCTAATGGTGTGTTGCAGACCCTGCCGGTCCTCATTAACCCCACGCTGTTACCTTCCTTTTATCTTGACTGTGGAGAAATTGCTTCTAACGGGTAGcagagggattatgtctcccaaATTACCACACAAAAAGTCCATCAACAGGGTGGATCAACCTAAAAcctgacacaaaaacacactttttgaaTGGACTTAGTGCCGAGAGGCCAGCATTTGCACGAGTTCTACTGTGCAAACATAGGATAGAAGCAGCGGGACATGCACGCACATCTTAATGTGCGTTGAGAAAGACGCGACACGCTTGCAAGTGTTCTTAAATGACTCTGCTCGTGCCGGGAGACGAGCATTCACTTTCATGGTCGCGGCCATACTGCAGCCCATCCCGgccgacttcgggcgagaggcggggcacatcCCGGACGACTGGTCGCCATTCAATCGCAGGTCTCTTAGCATTAGCACATGAATTAGTTTTTCACACGTGAATACTCGTCTCTCGGCATCCAGTACATACACATCTGACGTAGAATAACATTCGTGATTCTGTCTCATATTCTTCACGTAGAGTAGCGATTGGGTGTTGAATAATTACTTTTTGATGAATAGCATTCATGTAAATGCTCATCTGTCGGCACGCATGCTCCCTCCGGGGGATTTGGCGGCGCATGGCAGGGATGAATGCCGCGAGCAACGACAGCGGCAACTGTGCAGCTTGTAAAATGTCAGATGAAATGATGGTGCAACCTTTTGGAAAGGTTAGCCATAACAAGGGTGGATGCTGTATCACCCCGACAGAAAAGTGAGGATGAAGACATCCGAGGAAGAAGCGAATGTGCCGGCCATCGCTAAATGATGTTCTCTGCCCGGTGGTAGgtaatattattacatttgGCAACACAGCTGCTGGGGCTAATGTGGGCGGAGCCAGCAAAGCTCTCATATTGGGAGTTAACGATGTTATAAACGAAGG encodes:
- the LOC129173890 gene encoding ATP synthase subunit a-like is translated as MFFCLQCMFFRLQDFFVYYIFLFTVYVFLFIMFFCLQDMFFHLLYMFSCLQCMFFHLQDFFYVFLFTVCFLFRGYVFLFIFLFIMFFCLQYMFFVYKICFFCLLCFLFTGYVFSFIIYVFLFTVHVFLFTGFFLLCFFVYSICFFCLLCFLLNVFVYRICFFVYKIFFCLLYVFLFTGYVFSFIICFCLQDMFFCLLFFFVYRICFFVYLFFFTGYVFSFIYVFCLQDVFFVFYMFFGYSICFLFIRCFFVYYMFVLFTGYVFSFIICFLFTRYVYLFTVYFFCLQDMFFCLLYVFLFTVYVFLFFMFFCLQYMFFVYKICFCLLCVFLFTVYVFVYKICFCLLCVFLFTVYVFVYKICFFVYVGFFCLQYMFFHLLYMLFVYIACFFVNRIWFFFSFITCVLRL